A part of Neoarius graeffei isolate fNeoGra1 chromosome 8, fNeoGra1.pri, whole genome shotgun sequence genomic DNA contains:
- the LOC132889973 gene encoding uncharacterized protein LOC132889973, which yields MKGLVRQFLQDKKLDGGVAIGDLITQQFSQLLSLEVRNEPEFLVFKPLEKRLDVFLHRHVSGPYPEHWTFIQKLLLLSHGQATVERGFSVNKEVEICNIQEDTLVAHRIVCDYVSLHGGVTKVPLTQELLASVSSARSRYRIHLETERQKKESEAQGLKRKAAEEHLEQLKKTRLSIQEVAENLARDADKLCEQAESKQGSKMAELVAKSNAFRRSHKEKLAELKKLDELIASKGADLQRM from the exons ATGAAAGGGCTAGTGAGGCAGTTTCTTCAAGACAAAAAATTGGATGGAGGAGTTGCTATTG GCGATCTGATCACCCAACAGTTTTCTCAATTATTGTCACTGGAGGTGAGGAATGAGCCAGAATTCTTAGTCTTCAAGCCTCTGGAAAAGAGGCTGGATGTTTTCCTTCACCGCCATGTTAGTGGTCCTTACCCAGAGCATTGGACTTTCATCCAGAAGCTTTTGCTCCTCTCTCATGGACAGGCAACTGTGGAGAGGGGTTTTTCTGTAAACAAGGAAGTGGAGATTTGCAACATTCAAGAAGACACCCTTGTAGCACACAGGATTGTATGTGATTATGTGTCACTGCATGGAGGGGTGACCAAGGTGCCTCTCACACAGGAGCTGCTAGCCTCAGTATCATCAGCAAGGAGCAGATATCGGATCCATCTCGAGACAGAAAGGCAAAAAAAGGAATCAGAGGCACAGGGCTTGAAAAGGAAAGCTGCAGAGGAGCATCTGGAGCAACTTAAGAAGACCAGGTTGTCCATTCAGGAAGTTGCAGAAAATCTGGCCCGGGATGCAGACAAGTTGTGTGAGCAAGCGGAGTCCAAGCAAGGCAGCAAGATGGCAGAACTTGTTGCAAAGTCAAATGCATTCAGGCGGAGTCATAAAGAAAAGTTGGCTGAACTAAAGAAACTGGATGAACTGATTGCATCCAAAGGAGCAGATCTCCAAAGGATGTAG